The sequence gcaactgtATATAGCGCATTTTtataatacagattgtttcaaagcagcttaacAATAATAACAGGAACATAATGCAACAAAGATTGTTTTGGCTGAACAGCAGCTCtagaaaaaaagtatattcaCTTAATAGCTCTTAAGTAAATTCAGTGTTGATTAATTTCTGTTGTAAAAAAGTTATTAATTCACAGAAGTTTACAGAAAGACCCTgttatgacatttaaaaaatattgtgtgtgtgtgtgtgtgtgtgtttgtgtgtgtgtgtgtgtgtgtgcgcgcatgttTGTTTAAGGGTTCCTCTAATCCTTGTGGGAAATAAATCTGATCTGGTGGAACACAGCAGTATGGAGACTGTTCTTCCCATCATGAACAAATACACAGAGATAGAGACTTGTGTGGAGGTATGTCAAGCCATGCATACTATTTATTAGTATACATACTTATTTGTGTGCAGAGCAGCTGAATGTCTCCTTACCATTATGTTTCCTTTAAACTTCAAATAGGTCATGTGCATTCATATTATAGTCTGTATGGTGTGTTGATGACAatcaaaacaaagagaaaaccCCTCCCCATAATCTTCACCAAGTTTTTAGGTATTTTTGAAGTCCCCTATAatcagaggtggtaaaagtactcaaaagttatactcgagtgaaagtatatatacctaaataaaaaaatactccagtaaaagtagaaagtcctccattcaaacatcacttgagtaaaagtacaaaagtatcagatttaaaatgtactcaagtaccgaaagtaaaaagtaaatattcaaattaactgtaaatatcaataagcagataaaatcttttgggactgatatgcaatgctttttgaacaaataataagattagatactgcaattaagaatttttttagatttgcaattaataggagacaatgaagcacctaAATGCAGTATGGGGGTTAAACTTAACATAGACAagttccataacattagctccataaaacagatgaggagcaagatactattaactaattcaaaattaattcaaaagccataaccacaatgacatattacataacaattagttaatagtcatgtgcctcaacaagtaaagtcataatataattttgccaattgttatgattaatgattaattaaacagacaactgagagtcggaatgcatggctttgaatagcctacatgaatttacattattagttaatgtaatatgttattagagAATTAATGATgccatatttaattaatagcaattcatatattacttaatctattaatcatagagaatgttcattagctgctgatgcagtaatcattaataaatggtttagttcttcattagtaatacattaactcatgattatctgtgcattagttaggcatgaattataatagtgcacctgttttgtgaaatgttaccgatgttttcatagtaaattgtgtgccgcaaaataaaaaagttggggaaacactgagctaacgttagtgtggcaaaTCTAACTTttcagcttttccaagtctatacccgcctggatcatccatgaccgaccagaccggtttggaagtgtaataaatacttaatacttggagcgggcatggggaaatgtattggagtaaaaagtaaactttgcctttaatattgtagtggagtaagagtaaaagtagatgcaaataaaatatactcaagtaaagtacagatccccccaaaaaatacttaagtaaagtatcaaagtatttttacttgattacttaccacccctgccTATAATCTTCAGCTAAATATGAAGAGTGTAAATTGCAAGGCAAAGTCAGGGATGTATACAAAAATAAGGTATATTATCTATgcgtttttgttaatttatttagCTGAATTTATTCCCATCTCATCATCTTTGCAAATAGCATAATCTTATCTGTAAATTTTAATCGCCCGGATAAAAAAATCCTGTActcttatattttatttgattgtgTATAACATGTATGCCTGGTTTCACGGACAAGGCTTATGGCCTACTCCTGGTTTAATCTAAGCATTCTCTGTGAAACCACCAGACCTTTAATGTTTCATTTGCATCTTTTCTACCTCTTTTATAGTGTTCCGCCAAGAATCTGAAGAATATTTCAGAGTTGTTTTACTATGCACAGAAGGCTGTCCTTCACCCTACAGGGCCACTCTACTGTCCAGAGAAGAAAGAGGTCTGCACATCTTTGtgtatgaatacattttaatatgtaGTTGCTTAAACCATACATACAATACTTCATGTTTTTGAAGTttaaggtttttattttatttttggttgaCAGATGAGGTCTGCCTGTGTACGCGCATTGACACGAATCTTTAAGGTGTCAGATTTGGACAACAATGGTGTCCTCAATGATTACGAGCTCACATTTTTTCAGGTGAGATACCTGCTGTGTATGGTATTTTCATGTCCTTTTAGAGTGCATGACAATATGTGCATGATAATATGTGTAAacccatgggcgtcggaagcaaaaaaaagtaaaaaaaaaaattgggttctctttcagaaaatgttttaatgtagTAGATGCCATTCACATTCAGTACAAATATACCACCTTGTTTACTAAATGTCTGATTGTCCAGACAAAATTATGGAAATCACTGAATCAATAGTGTAGGGGAAGAAGCATGGCAGAAAGTTTTGACGCCAAACGACCTGAGGTTCAAATCACCCTTACCCCAAACttgctctactcccttttcccattacatatcagatcgggaatgcatttattttcaattcaaataaatcagatattagaaaagtggaaataaagcatctaacgtgTGTTTGATAATAACTTTGTTTATCGGTTAGCGGTAGATAAACAGAcctgctgaattagagacgataaaattgagtgggtccaatatcattggtcgtaaaaaGTGGTTGGGTCTTATCTTGATCTAATGAACAGGGTTACGTTATGATGTTTTAGGGAATTGTTTTTGCTTCCTGTTTGTTGCGGCAGTTTAGATAGAGCCCTTTTCTGCATCTGCTTAACATTGTTGTGTTAGGTCCATAATGAAATAGTTTACTCAGGTGAGGAAGAGCTTAACTGACCTCCACTTTGACAACATTAAGAAGAATTGTAATGGGAGAAAGGGAGAAAATCCCTTCATCCATGTTAAATCATATAGTAGCAAGCCTTTCCAGAAGAGTCAAAGCTTTTGTGGAACCACCTTCTATAAATGCCAGTGGTTTTAAAATTAACAAATGTATTTGTTGTTTTGGTCATGGTAGTGTATTTGTGAATGTAGTCTTCTTTGTCACCTAAGgacatattttcatatttattataCACATAAAATACCATTTGTTGTTAATTACCTTAAAGAAGACAATTTAACTTGATATTTTGCTTTGTCCACCCAAAACCATATAATCAAGCttaagggacagttcaccctaaaataaagttattTCATCAATTACTCACTCTCTTGTTATTTCACACAGACttgttcatcttcgaaacacaaaatGAAACAATATGAAAGATGGATATTTGATGTGCTCTATGTATGCGTGCTGATCCATGtttaaaagcctaaattaaaagTTTATCATATGGATATGGAAGTATTGGCAAAATTGACTTTCAGTGGTGAGAGAGAAAGCTCTCAGTctttattaaaaatgtcttcattttTGTTTCGAAGGTTAACTGATTTCTTATGGgtttgtaatgattttatggtgagtaaacaatgacagaattttcatttttgggtgaactatatgTGTATTCAATGTCATTGTTTGATTCTTATTTCTAGAGGACCTGTTTTAACACACCACTAGCCCCACAAGCCCTAGAGGATGTAAAAAATGTTGTAAGTAAAAACCTGACGGATGGGGTGCATGACAATGGGCTCACTCTCAAAGGTAAGGCTGCATTTGTGAATCTTTAGTTTGCATACAGCCCTGTGTTTGCTCAGGAAAGAAAGGAATATCCAGGGCTTCTTGATTTAAATTGATAATCATGtcaattgtttgttttttgtccaCAGGTTTCCTTTTCCTACATACTCTCTTCATCCAAAGAGGAAGGCATGAGACCACATGGACGGTACTGAGGAGGTTTGGATATGATGACGATCTTGAGCTGCATCAGGACTACCTGTTTCCTCCGTAAGAACAATCACTTCACATCAGTCACTCTTTCAGCAAGTCATATTCTCTTATTATAGGAGGAAGCAGCACCGTCTTATATCCCCTCATTTCTGATCTCTATTAATTTGGCTTTGTGTAAATGTGAGACTTCTGTAAATTTGCTGTTGGTGAGAACATACTGTAGATTTATATTCCTCATGTTTTAAATACAGATCTTTTTACTtggtaataaattaattattttgatcaatttattaCATATGACGTgagcagtgttgggagtaacacattacaaaagtaatacattacagtaacttattactttttgatgtaacgcagtagtgtaaggcattactaatgaattttcagtaatattttactcggtacattttcagtaacgcttgcgttaccccccccccccccccccccaaaaaaaaagaaagaaaagaaaaaggaaaaggaaaaaaatagcgaatgaaaaatgcaagttattacctgTTCGTGGTCAGTCAAGCCGTTGTATAGCGATTTACTTTATTCATCTCCCTTTTGCTGGTGTACATTTGTATAGCCTATTGTGACATAGTCCAGTGCGTGTTTAGGGCGGATTTAACAGAAGTGCCACAGGCATGATTTCAGCCTCTGTGCTCGCGCTGGCCAGTTGAAAAGTGGCTAAAGATGGTGTAAAGGCTCTGTCGTttaaaagaatagcacaacggcgagcgcCGAAGAACGGACGAGAGACGCACGCGCTGCTGAGCCAAACTGAGCCAAACTaacacttgggtgaagatgacagaataagacagaaattttatagtaataaagtaatttagttcagttagagaagaggccgttcaaataaaaactgGTGTCTGCTATGAGCATGAtccgcagcaggagtcagatcttgagctgacagatgatcgcggaagatttggtttcaatgtgaaatgtaaaagcgcctaataaagggagtttgtcattgtgttgtgtttttcattaagaataataggatAGAATTATAGAAAAATAGAATCattttaaaccgaaactaaaatctgcttggccgcaGAGAGCACGCATTTACtaacgagctgtcattcacggtgtgcgcgccgcgcactggcgcgttttcagttcatatggaagcttaactttcataagaattcattgaaagcactcgcCTTGCATGCGCTCCCGTTAATAATGCGCATGTTCCTGTTATTACCGGTGTTGTCacatcacactttgattaaccggtgggaaaatgtccccaccgtCACATCTCTAtgtacattcgcgagatggatgcgcattgcttagAGTTTATCACAGATAAGGAGAAGAACGTTAGGCTAATAGTCAAATGTAAATGCGGTCAAATGCAACCTTTGTCTAAAACCGAAATTCTATCGATGTCGCTAGAAAAGAATAAATGCGCATAcacacagttctgttgtgtctatgaacagaagctattcccagatattgcaagataatcactttacctctacaCAGAATTGGATCGTTTGTGATTCTGTctgtcatgatttcttgcattgtcttgagccaattctctattgttagcctgATAACCCAGTCATTATGGTTCATCATATCGCtttctactggatgtaaaatgctctctgcctacattttagaatgttaagagctacttcagtagttattttggtgaaagtaactcaaaagtaatacaggagtaatgtaacgcattacaattctgagacagtaatattgtaatgtaaagaattacttttaaatagcagtaataagtaatctataatatattacagtttggaagtaacttgcacaacactggaCGTGAGTGCACAGAATATAATTTTTGATAAATAGCACAATTATAATATGATCTTAATGTTTTGAATAACTGCTCCCTTACAGTAATTAAAATCAGGCTTGAACTCTCTTAACCTGGAACTTTCTTAATCTGCTTTGAACCATTAGAGACTTTTCGGCAATCCCATTTCAATCCAACTGTACTAATCTGCTAATCTTACAGTTATCAACATCCGACTCAATGTTTACGTTCCTACAGGTTAAAAATACCACCGGACTGCACCACGGAGCTCAACCACAATGCTTACATGTTTCTACAGAGCGTCTTTGATAAACATGATAAGGTTGGCTTCCTCATACTATCCTAAAATTATCTTATTTTactcttttaaaatataaatgaatgaaatatGCCATgttattaaaatgtctgtcacaaatacagctctggataaaattaagagaccattCCAAAttcagaaatcaatgttaagtggtctctcaATTCTTTCCAGAtctgtatagtgatgggcttaATTATAAGAGGCTTCAGTTGGCGTTTTCTGGAAGAtcatttgtattttgtatttactGAAGCTTGTTCGTATCTGCTTTAGGACAGAGACTGTGCTTTGTCACCCGAAGAGCTTATGGATCTGTTCGATGTTTTCCCATATGTCCCCTGGGGACTGGATGTGAACAGTACAGTCTGCACTAATGACCAGGGCTGGATCACATATCAAGGCTATCTCTCTCAGTGGACGTGTGTATCAAACATGTGTCTCAATTCAAGAATTATAGACATCCTTAATGTTGTGAAAGTAATGGTGTGTTTTTGAACAGTAGAATGAATCTGATCACTGGAATGCTACCCAGTTGTTCATTACTGTCTGTATGGTTTCAAAATGATTCATCAGTTATCAATTATCATCGTCTTTTTTTGCAGGTTAACAACTTACTTGGATGTCCAGCGATGTCTAGAATATCTTGGCTACCTTGGTTACTCCATTATTGCTGAGCAGGAGTCTCAGGCATCTGCCATAACAGGTAAGTTGAAAGACATAAATTTGCTATTTAACTAAGGCCACCACTACTCATAGTCAGAGTAAGGAATTGGCTAGGGCCTCCATAACTGTAACATCCCCCTATATGGGGACAATAAAATTTTGATCTAAgatattcaactaaatatccaaataaaattattttagtaggtcttaattaattgtataaactataatactgatttgccaacattgtcgctatatgataaattaaaataagctgataacatcaccgttttctccagagtgactgtacagccgaatacattttttttgcaatattgtcctgtttaacaccgtgaagctgctttgaaacaatcgtcattgtaaaagcactatataaatgaagttgataaaaaattagcatagttgataaaagttcattattttccataatttaatgataaaaatttaactttcatatattttagattcattgcacaccaactgaaatatttcaggtcttttattgttttaatactgatgattttggcatacagctcatgaaaaccccaaattcctatctaaaaaaattagcatatttcatccgaccaataaaagaaaagtgtttttaatacaaaaaagtcaaccttcaaataattatgttcagttatacactcaatacttggtcgggaatccttttgcagaaatgactgcttcaatgcggcgtggcatggaggcgatcagcctgtggcactgctgaggtgttatggaggcccaggatgctttgaTAGCGACCTTAAGCTcttccagagtgttgggtctagcgcgtctcaactttctcttcacaatatcccacagattctctatggggttcaggtcaggagagttggcagaccaattgagcacagtaataccatggtcagtaaaccatttaccagtggttttggcactgagCAGGTGTCAGGTCGTGCTGacaaacaaaatcttcatctccataaagcttctcagcagatggaagcattaagtgctccaaaatctcctgatagctagctgcattgaccctgcccttgataaaacacagtggaccaacaccagcagctgacatggcaccccagaccatcactgactgtgggtacttgacactggacttcaggcattttggcatttccttctccccagtcttcctccagactctggcaccttgatttcctgAATGACATGCAGAATTTggtttcatccgaaaaaaggactttggaccactgagcaacagtccagtgctgcttctctatagcccaggtcaggcggttctgccgctgtttctggttcaaaagtgtcatgacctggggaatgcggcacctgtagcccatttcctgtacacgcctgtgcacggtggctctggatgtttctactccagactcagtccactgcttccgcaggtcccccaaggtctggaatcggtccttctccacaatcttcctcagggtccggtcacctcttcttgttgtgcagcgtttttttgccacactttttccttcccacagacttcccactgaggtgccttgatacagcactctgggaacagcctattcgttcagaaatgttgttctgtgtcttaccctctcgcttgagggtgtcaatgatggccttctggacagggtcgggtcgggtcggcagtcttacccatgattgcggttttaagtaatgaaccaggctgggagtttttaaaagcctcaggaatcttttgcaggtgtttagagttaattagttggtTCAGattagagccctgcacgggcctcaaatctaggccctagcccggccctggcccgagacgctgaggccctagcccggcctgtgtccgacagcttatcaaaattctcggcccgagtccgactggagcccgttttttttcttttttttttttctttcagccattaaaatagttctgttttgtttttaatgtcaaagtagttatatttagtttcgtttctttattgagttaatttagaaaaatgtttagagcatttttttgtttgttaaattatagttttaattttttttaagtgacgaccaagcgaccagcggccgacagtgagttaaccgcatattaaatctatttagtctctcaaatcaactattgacttgtcttgcctataataaaatccataaatgtaaaacacttcaagcatcacaatgttagttaatttcgccaactattaccaccagtagcctaaaaggcatttttgacgagctgcaggctgattctgctcgcggctctcgcaaacggagctaaacaatctaaaaacaaataataaaaaaaagaacatgcaggttgtcttatagcctaccttacacctacgcaaaatgaatataaatccgatctttaATTCCcgtggtatatgctcatttaacggagtttacagcaaccgaagcaaaagattcaagatgcattttattcagcagcttatttcaaattcaaagaccacataagaaagcgcgcactggtaagatcataagtctcattcatttttattgaagatgattgtgtttttgagcatctaagacttattttaagtttcatttacggccatttgcgttggcttgcagtagtcatttgcggcgatgcgtgcagcgccatcatatctatctgactacaacatatagcccataacacgctctcacacgtttattttttaaccgtttgccaggagtaaaatgtatacatgtgatttaaacaaccagataggctacatttacatttgtccagtttcgtctgaaatgctttcatccttctgaattggtttgtttagtGATCGGACTACATTGATAGCCCTGTtcattaatagcagcagacgccccgcggatgacacgcaacagaaacgccacgctcacaccacgcttgcagtgtgtctccggccttaactctagcagctgcgctgaagaaacgcgcgctgctgctgctggcgcggactctgaacctatgctctgaacactgtgcgagccatcttgacagtcgctttagctattatggtctcgtgttcaccagcgcagaacatctcattgttccttttaattaataaaataaatataaaaagaaggagaagcctaaaaaaggcccgaagcccggcccgcgttttaggtatgacgtgaaaattggcccgaagcccggcccgaggggcgtaaaaaagtcggggcccgtcgggctcgggcataaatgcagggctctagttcagatgattaggttaatagctcgtttagagaaccttttcatgatatgcaaattttttgagatatttgaatattaaaacaataaaagacctgaaatatttcagttggtgtgcaatgaatctaaaatatatgaaagtttaatttttatcattacattatggaaaataatgaacttttatcacatatgctaattttttgagaaggatctgtgtgtgtgtgtatgtatatatatatatatatatatatatatatagatagatagatagatagatagatagatagatagatagatagatagatagatagatagatagatagatagatagatagatagatagatagatagatatagactAGGCTCTTTGTCCATTGTATACAGATGAATTGTCACTCCACTGTGAAGAAACCAAGTAATGTCACCGTTTCAAAATGGTTCCCACCTTCTGGATGTATTTAAAGTTAgttaattatgtaattaagtaagTTAATTATGATGGCACAGAAACAAACACATCCTTCGAGGGCTGCTAAGTAAAAGGCTAAACAGGCACGCAAAGAAGTGCAGCTCGTAATGTGTGTGTCATCATCTATTTTATTTTGGAGTGATTGTAATGTATTCTAAAAATAAACTTGTTTTGTCAATCTGCGTAATTTCAGGATAGGTCATTTACCCGTTTATCAAGAGTTTAGAAGAGCGTGAATGCCGTAAAAACGTCCAAAGTGTAACTATTACACTTTTTGCACATACAATGACTGACATACAAAATACTTATATAAAAGTAAAGAAGTTTTTGTTCGAAGTCAAAGAGCAAACACACTAGAGCATTGTGATATCTATAGTCTATATTGGTTGGATGGGTGGGGGAAATCCTGTCAATACCCATCtaggaataaattataaaagCACTGATGTTAATTTACTGAACTGGTGTCCAGGAAACTGGTAATAAGTTACGGATCCAAATTACTGGaaaaattgaataaacaaatgATGGCCACGATAGCATCCTCAACAAACAAATAAGAGATTACCTTGGTTAAAATTAGATTAATATGGTAATATAAGGAAATAAGTAAGTAAAACATATACAGATTTTAATAACAAATGTTGTATCAATAAAAAGGTTAGCAATCATATTCGTTGAGGGGTGTGATGGGGTGACATAAATTTTGACTCCAAATTGGGCCTCCCagtatttttgagcaaaatccgaaaaaagtctgtatattttatattggaCATGTAAACATGAAAAGGtgtttaaaaataatgacagcatttttttatatttgggtGACCTATTTATGAGTCACTGAGCCCTCCTGTGGTTGTTATGGTAATTGCAGATGCAGAAATCAAATGTCGGTAGTCcactcaagtcaagtcaccttatATTTATACACACAAGCAGctttttcaaagcagcttcacaataACATACAGGAGAATAACAGAATCACTGTTGCAAAATTAATTATGAGACAAATCCTTAAATGCTCTGACACAATCTGCAATGCAACCTTGAATTAAATCACACCCTGTTGCTTTGTTTGGCCTccctgactgagcctggtttctccattctctcacctgatggagtttgggttccttgccactgtcacctcTGGCTTGattagttggggacacttattattcaacaatattattgatttgACTGTACTGACGCTTTTGGATGAGAACAACTAAGAAAAACAGTTGTCTGCAAAACTGATTTATAGATTAAATGAACTAATTTAATAATCTTTACAtcagaactgaatcaacactgaattgACTTCAGATGAACAGCAACACTATTTTCTTTTTAGAGCTGCTTTACTGCCAAATTGAATTCTGTTTGCATAATTGAATCATtattcacctttatttatatagcactttatgCAATATAGATTGTTTTAAAACAGCTTTATAttgataaacaggaaaatatggATCAATGATGCAAGCAGATTTCAATTCTGCTATAAAGCagatctaaataaaaaaaaacacaagtgTGTATTTAGTCGGTTAATTCATTTCAGTGTTGATTCTGTTCAGTTCAGCTCAATGACTGTGTAAAATTCATCATGgcattatgtattttattttaaaattcataaaagATTATTATGACACTTTTCTGACTGAATGTATTTGCACATGCTAGTGACCCGTGATAAGAAGCTCGACCTTCAGAAGAAACAAACGCAACGAAATGTATTTCGCTGTCATGTGTTTGGACTAACTGGAAGTGGCAAAACTGGTTTCCTGCAGGGCTTTCTCGGCAGAAATCTTGTGGTCAGTTACAAGAAAAACACTTTAACActttattgaaatgaa is a genomic window of Pseudorasbora parva isolate DD20220531a chromosome 12, ASM2467924v1, whole genome shotgun sequence containing:
- the LOC137094141 gene encoding mitochondrial Rho GTPase 1-A-like isoform X10; translated protein: MRKDVRILLVGEPKVGKTSLIMSLVSEEFPAVVPYRAEEITIPADVTPERVPTHIVDYSEAEQTDEQLYQEISKANVICIVYSVNNKKSIEKVTSHWIPLINERTDKDSRVPLILVGNKSDLVEHSSMETVLPIMNKYTEIETCVECSAKNLKNISELFYYAQKAVLHPTGPLYCPEKKEMRSACVRALTRIFKVSDLDNNGVLNDYELTFFQRTCFNTPLAPQALEDVKNVVSKNLTDGVHDNGLTLKGFLFLHTLFIQRGRHETTWTVLRRFGYDDDLELHQDYLFPPLKIPPDCTTELNHNAYMFLQSVFDKHDKDRDCALSPEELMDLFDVFPYVPWGLDVNSTVCTNDQGWITYQGYLSQWTLTTYLDVQRCLEYLGYLGYSIIAEQESQASAITVTRDKKLDLQKKQTQRNVFRCHVFGLTGSGKTGFLQGFLGRNLVSQRTIREEHKSYYAISTAHVYGQEKYLLLHEVFPDFDFLSETELSCDIVCLIYDVSNPCSFEYCARIFKQYFMDSKTPCMLIAAKSDLPETKQQYCMTPLEFCRKHKMPPPQSFTCNTAAAPSKDIFVKLTTMAVYPHITHADLKSSTFWLRASVGATVCAVLGFAIYRALLRSR
- the LOC137094141 gene encoding mitochondrial Rho GTPase 1-A-like isoform X9, which encodes MRKDVRILLVGEPKVGKTSLIMSLVSEEFPAVVPYRAEEITIPADVTPERVPTHIVDYSEAEQTDEQLYQEISKANVICIVYSVNNKKSIEKVTSHWIPLINERTDKDSRVPLILVGNKSDLVEHSSMETVLPIMNKYTEIETCVECSAKNLKNISELFYYAQKAVLHPTGPLYCPEKKEMRSACVRALTRIFKVSDLDNNGVLNDYELTFFQRTCFNTPLAPQALEDVKNVVSKNLTDGVHDNGLTLKGFLFLHTLFIQRGRHETTWTVLRRFGYDDDLELHQDYLFPPLKIPPDCTTELNHNAYMFLQSVFDKHDKDRDCALSPEELMDLFDVFPYVPWGLDVNSTVCTNDQGWITYQGYLSQWTLTTYLDVQRCLEYLGYLGYSIIAEQESQASAITVTRDKKLDLQKKQTQRNVFRCHVFGLTGSGKTGFLQGFLGRNLVSQRTIREEHKSYYAISTAHVYGQEKYLLLHEVFPDFDFLSETELSCDIVCLIYDVSNPCSFEYCARIFKQYFMDSKTPCMLIAAKSDLPETKQQYCMTPLEFCRKHKMPPPQSFTCNTAAAPSKDIFVKLTTMAVYPHARLRCMCTCNRCTFCLCQNFLNSELVQTVRTKLYTVVFSRHITHADLKSSTFWLRASVGATVCAVLGFAIYRALLRSR